The Streptomyces sp. JB150 genomic interval GACGCTGTAGTAGTGCTTGGGGCGGCCGGTGACCGTCGCCTTGATGCGGGCGGCGCGCAGGTCCTGCTGGACCTCGTCGGTGACTATGGCCAGGTACTCGTCGCGCTTGGGGGCGCGCTCGGCGACCAGGCGGACGATCTCGTCGTACATCTTGGGGTAGAGGATCGCGAAGGCGAGGTCCTCCAGCTCCCACTTGATGGTGTTCATGCCCAGGCGGTGGGCGAGCGGCGCGTAGATCTCCAGGGTCTCGCGCGCCTTCTTCTCCTGCTTCTCGCGCTTGAGGTAGCGCATGGTGCGCATGTTGTGCAGGCGGTCGGCGAGCTTGATGACCAGGACGCGCGGGTCCTTGGCCATGGCGACGACCATCTTGCGCACGGTCTCGGCCTGGGCGGCCTCGCCGAACTTGACCTTGTCGAGCTTGGTGACGCCGTCGACGAGCAGGGCGACCACGTCGCCGAAGTCGCGGCGCAGGTCTTCGAGGCCGTACTCGGTGTCCTCGACGGTGTCGTGCAGCAGGCCCGCCATCAGGGTGGCCGGATCCATGCCCAGCTCGGCGAGGATGGTGGTGACGGCGAGGGGGTGCGTGATGTACGGGTCGCCGCTCTTGCGCTTCTGGCCGCGGTGCCAGCGCTCGGCGACCTGGTAGGCGCGCTCGATCTGGCGGAGCGTCGACGTCTCGATCTTGGGGTCGTTGCTCCGGACTATCCGCAGCAGCGGCTCCAGCACCGGGTTGTACGGGTTGGCGCGCTGCACGCCGAGCCGGGCGAGGCGGGCGCGGACGCGGTTGGAGGAGCCGGTGCGCGCGGGCTGGGGCGGCGTGGCGGGGCGGACCGGGGGCGTGGGGGCGGAGGCCCCTCGGCCGGAACTCTTGGAAGGCCCTTGGGGGCGCTCCGGTGCGGGGGCACCCGCCGCGCGAGCGGAGTCGGCGGGCGGGGACGGCTTGGGCCCGTCCTGCTGGGCGGCTGCCTTGGCGCCGGACGGGCCGGGCGAGGCCGACGGGCCGGGCGAGGAGGTGGAGGCGGGCGAGGAGGAGCCGCTGCGGCCGCGCTGTGCCGTCCCGCGGGTGTCGTTCTTCGCTTGCGGCGCGGGCGTGGCCGCGGAGTCCGAGGCGCGCTCGGGCTTGGCGGCGGTCAGGTGCTGGGCCTCGTCTGGCAAGAGGGCTCCTCGTGCGCGATCCGGGTCCCCCGGTCAGGCTCCGGAAACCCCATGGTAGCGAGCCCGGGCCCGCGGATCGCCTTCAGGCTGACGGGAAAGCGGTCCACTGGGGAAACACATGAGGCGGGCGCCGGATTCCTCCGGGCCCGCCTCAGCGGTGCCGTACGACCGCGTGGGCGGCCTCGCGGGGTGCTCAGACGACGAGCAGGGCCTCCAGCGGGGCGCCGTCGAGGGCCGGTTCCAGGCGGCTGCGGCCGTCGAGGAAGGCCAGTTCCATCAGCACCGCGACGCCCGCGACCTGGGCGCCGGCGCGGCGGATGAGCTGGAGGGAGGCCTCGGCGGTGCCGCCGGTGGCCAGCACGTCGTCGACGACCAGGACGCGGTCCTCGGCGCTCAGGTCCTCGGCGTGCACCTCGATCTCCGCCGAGCCGTACTCCAGGTCGTACGCCTGGCGCAGGGTGGCTCCGGGGAGCTTGCCGGCCTTGCGGACCGGGATGAAGCCGACGCCGGCGCGGACGGCGACCGGGGCGCCCAGGATGAAGCC includes:
- a CDS encoding adenine phosphoribosyltransferase, with product MTDVKELLLSRIRDVADYPEPGVMFKDITPLLADPAAFTALTDALAEIVERTGATKIVGLEARGFILGAPVAVRAGVGFIPVRKAGKLPGATLRQAYDLEYGSAEIEVHAEDLSAEDRVLVVDDVLATGGTAEASLQLIRRAGAQVAGVAVLMELAFLDGRSRLEPALDGAPLEALLVV